The following coding sequences are from one Vulpes vulpes isolate BD-2025 chromosome 12, VulVul3, whole genome shotgun sequence window:
- the LOC112924985 gene encoding uncharacterized protein, whose amino-acid sequence MAAPLFPRQPWAPAPTRPDPAVDPGGLFDEPPPEEPLAARAPRAAAGAGRRAGRRAGGRAQGARTGQPPKAAARPPPQEEAPPRDEGCYLDHFPHLSIFIYAAIAFSITSCIFTYIHLQLA is encoded by the coding sequence ATGGCCGCCCCGCTCTTCCCGCGCCAGCCCTGGGCCCCCGCGCCGACCCGCCCGGACCCCGCCGTCGACCCCGGGGGCCTGTTCGACGAGCCCCCCCCGGAGGAGCCCCTCGCGGCCCGCGCGCCcagggcggcggcgggcgcgggcagGAGGGCGGGTCGGCGCGCCGGCGGGAGGGCGCAGGGGGCCCGCACGGGGCAACCCCCCAAGGCCGCGGCGCGCCCGCCGCCCCAGGAGGAGGCGCCCCCCCGGGACGAGGGCTGCTACCTCGACCATTTCCCGCACCTCTCCATCTTTATCTACGCGGCCATCGCCTTCTCGATCACCTCCTGCATCTTCACCTACATCCACCTGCAGCTGGCCTGA
- the MIS12 gene encoding protein MIS12 homolog encodes MSVDPMTYEAQFFGFTPQTCMLRIYIAFQDYLFEVMQAVEQVILKKLGDLPGCEISPVQVRKCTEKFLGFMKGRFDNLFGKMEQLFLQLILRIPPNILLPEDKPQELHPCSEEEFRLLQEEIEQLQEKYKTELGTKQALLAELEEQKIMQAQLKQTLVLFDELENAGRDHGTSDFRESLVFLVQNSRKLQTIRDTVEREGKRMKIL; translated from the coding sequence ATGTCTGTGGACCCGATGACCTACGAGGCCCAGTTCTTCGGCTTCACACCGCAAACCTGCATGCTGAGAATCTACATTGCATTTCAAGACTACCTGTTTGAAGTGATGCAGGCCGTCGAACAGGTCATTCTGAAAAAGCTAGGTGACCTCCCAGGCTGTGAGATCAGCCCTGTCCAGGTTCGTAAATGCACAGAGAAGTTCCTCGGCTTCATGAAGGGACGTTTCGATAACCTTTTTGGCAAAATGGAGCAGCTGTTTTTACAGTTGATTCTGCGCATTCCGCCAAACATTTTGCTTCCGGAAGACAAACCCCAGGAGCTGCATCCTTGTAGTGAGGAAGAGTTCCGGCTCCTCCAGGAGGAAATTGAACAGTTACAGGAGAAGTATAAGACTGAATTAGGCACTAAGCAGGCCCTTCTTGCAGAATTAGAGGAACAAAAAATTATGCAGGCCCAACTTAAGCAGACACTTGTTTTGTTTGATGAACTCGAAAATGCTGGCCGAGATCACGGGACTAGTGATTTCAGGGAAAGCCTGGTGTTCCTGGTCCAGAACTCCAGAAAACTACAGACTATTAGGGACACTGTGGAACGGGAAggcaagagaatgaaaatactgTAA